The DNA window GATACTTTAGCGAGATGGGTTACTTTTTGGGTCAGGAGTTTCCATGTCACTGCCGTTCAAACCCCATATTATCGCCCTGCTCTGTAGCGCTGGCTTACTCGCGGCGGCAGGAACACTCTATGTGCAAAGCCGAACCCCAGCGACGATCGCTGAACCGCCTGCGCTGCAAGCGCCAGCGCCCGCAGCGTCGACGACACAGCCGGTGGCCGCCACTTACACCCAGGCGCAAATTGATCAGTGGGTCGCCCCTATCGCGCTCTACCCGGACAGTCTGCTGTCGCAGGTGTTGATGGCCTCCACTTATCCCGACAACGTCCTGCAGGCGGTCCAGTGGTCCCAGGATAACCCCGCGATGAAAGGGGATGCGGCCGTGCAGGCGGTTGCCAGCCAGCCATGGGATCCCAGCGTCAAATCGCTTGTCGCTTTCCCTGCCCTGCTGGCGATGATGGGCGAGAATCCGCCCTGGGTGGAAAATCTGGGTAATGCGTTTTTGGCCCAGCCGCATGATGTGATGGACGCGGTGCAGCGCCTGCGTGCCATCGCCCAGGAGACCGGGACGCTGAAATCCACGCCGCAGCAAAAAGTGATTGTCGCCGCAGCGGCGCCTGTGCCGGCCACCACTTCGAAAAGCAGCACCGTATCAACGTCAAGCACTACCGCGGCGGCGCCTGCGCCGACCCAGGTCATAAAAATAGAACCGACCGACCCGCAGGTGGTCTATGTTCCCAACTACAACCCCTCCACCGTCTATGGTACCTGGCCGAATAGCGCCTATCCTCCGGTCTATCTGCCGCCCCCTCCCGGGGAGCAGTTTACCGATAGCTTCGTGAAAGGATTCGGTTACAGCCTGGGCGTGGCGACCACCTGGGCGCTGTTCAGCAGCATCGACTGGGATGATGATGATGACTACCACCATCACGATGACGACTACCACCGCGGGGATTACTCGCATAATGGCGATAACATCAATATCAATGTGAATAATTTTAACCGCATTACCGGACAAAACCTGCCGGGCGATCACGTAAACTGGCAGCACAATCCCGCCTATCGCGGTCACGTGCCATACCCCGATAATACCGTCGCCCAGCGCTTTCATCAGACCAACGTATCCGGCGGACTGAGCGCGACCCAGCATGCGCCGGTCGATCGTGAGGCGCAGCGCCAGGCGGCAATGACCCAGCTTCAGCAGCGCAGCGCGTCGACCGCCACGGCAGGCAACCTGGCGGCAAACACCCCCTCGCGCGATGCCCAGCGTCAGGCGGCCTCGGCGCAGTTGAAACAAGCCACCCAGCGCAGCAACTACCGCGGTTACGACAGCGCGCCGACATCAACCCAGCAGCGTCGAGACGCGGCGAAAGCACAGTTGAAAAACCCGACGCCGCAGCAACAGCAGCGTAGGGAAACCATTAAGAACCACGAGCAGAATGCTACACCGCAGCGGCAACAGCGCCGGCAGCAGCTCCATTCCGCCACGCCCGCCCAGCGCCAGCAGACGGTCAATCATCTGCGCGCCAGCGCCCTTAGCGGCAACGAAAGCCGCGCCCCCTCCTGGCAAGCGCAGCAGGAACGGGGACGACAGAGTCGTCAGTTTTCCAGCGTAAACCGCGAGCAGCGCGACGGCGCCAAAGAGCGTCTTTCTGAACACCATGAACTACGCCGCCGCGGAGGATGAGCAGAATGAGAAACCCATTACCTATTGCCCTGTTCACGTTAATGCTGTCACCGCTTGCCGCCTTCGCCCAGCAGCAATATGCCACTCCCGAGCAGGCCGCAAGCGCGCTGGCCGAGGCGATCGGCCAGCAAAATGACGCGGCGCTGAGCGAGGTGCTTGGCGATAACTGGCAGCATTTTTTACCCCCCGACGGGATCGACCCCACGGCCGTCGACCGCTTCCAGCGCGACTGGCAGGTGAAACATGTGATTGTGCAGCAAGGTGATAACGCCTGGCTCGACGTT is part of the Klebsiella quasipneumoniae subsp. quasipneumoniae genome and encodes:
- a CDS encoding DUF3300 domain-containing protein gives rise to the protein MSLPFKPHIIALLCSAGLLAAAGTLYVQSRTPATIAEPPALQAPAPAASTTQPVAATYTQAQIDQWVAPIALYPDSLLSQVLMASTYPDNVLQAVQWSQDNPAMKGDAAVQAVASQPWDPSVKSLVAFPALLAMMGENPPWVENLGNAFLAQPHDVMDAVQRLRAIAQETGTLKSTPQQKVIVAAAAPVPATTSKSSTVSTSSTTAAAPAPTQVIKIEPTDPQVVYVPNYNPSTVYGTWPNSAYPPVYLPPPPGEQFTDSFVKGFGYSLGVATTWALFSSIDWDDDDDYHHHDDDYHRGDYSHNGDNININVNNFNRITGQNLPGDHVNWQHNPAYRGHVPYPDNTVAQRFHQTNVSGGLSATQHAPVDREAQRQAAMTQLQQRSASTATAGNLAANTPSRDAQRQAASAQLKQATQRSNYRGYDSAPTSTQQRRDAAKAQLKNPTPQQQQRRETIKNHEQNATPQRQQRRQQLHSATPAQRQQTVNHLRASALSGNESRAPSWQAQQERGRQSRQFSSVNREQRDGAKERLSEHHELRRRGG